In one Lentimicrobium sp. L6 genomic region, the following are encoded:
- a CDS encoding bifunctional type I 3-dehydroquinate dehydratase/shikimate dehydrogenase translates to MRNRSLDGRVCESFFTDDLSAAIDVVEKIKSLGELRFDLSQLRIDDIEPIKSSTDNALIFTCRGGNFSDDIQLEAYLKAIESNYSYIDIDLEHDGTLLPSLYAPLSQSSCQLILSYHNYNETPSPKILDERISKMASSKADLIKIATLLHSPDDIDTLIKTQNSHQNIICLGMGELATESRIKSILNGGAFTFTAYDLSKSTAKGQLDYDGFQKAYMNYRGGKSIKLAVLGNPIAHSKSPVLFKEFFEENGINGVYEKIELEQIEELKELQHLYDGFNVTAPFKLNIIPFLNELSDSAKSIGAVNTVFKKEMQWYGDNTDYLGILNSIKEVIAVSEIQNCLIIGAGGAARAAAFAMNSIDVNTTILNRTYSKAKSLAEDFSMNSKENINIEEFHLIINTVPSPFSLIQTSHLQNHHIILDAIYPNSQFIPFQKEKEFTLISGEKWLFHQAKAAYDIFIS, encoded by the coding sequence ATGAGGAACAGAAGTTTAGATGGAAGAGTTTGTGAAAGCTTTTTTACAGATGATTTGAGTGCAGCTATAGATGTTGTTGAGAAAATCAAAAGTTTGGGAGAATTACGATTCGACTTGAGTCAACTAAGAATTGATGATATCGAACCCATTAAAAGCAGTACAGATAATGCACTAATTTTCACGTGTCGTGGCGGAAATTTTTCTGATGATATTCAATTAGAAGCCTATTTAAAGGCCATAGAATCAAACTATAGTTATATTGACATCGATCTTGAACATGATGGAACATTGCTCCCTTCTCTTTATGCTCCTCTTTCTCAATCATCTTGTCAACTCATTCTCTCTTACCATAATTATAATGAGACTCCATCTCCAAAAATACTAGATGAGAGGATTTCTAAAATGGCATCCTCTAAAGCCGATTTAATAAAGATTGCCACACTGCTTCATAGTCCAGATGATATTGATACACTAATTAAGACTCAGAATTCTCATCAAAATATCATTTGTCTTGGCATGGGTGAATTAGCAACTGAAAGTAGAATAAAAAGTATTCTAAATGGAGGAGCCTTTACTTTTACAGCTTATGATTTAAGTAAATCAACTGCTAAAGGTCAATTAGATTATGATGGTTTTCAAAAGGCCTATATGAATTATAGAGGAGGGAAATCAATAAAATTAGCCGTTTTAGGAAATCCAATCGCTCATTCAAAAAGTCCTGTTTTGTTTAAAGAATTCTTTGAGGAGAATGGGATAAATGGAGTTTACGAGAAAATTGAGCTAGAGCAAATTGAAGAATTAAAGGAGCTACAGCATCTTTATGATGGCTTTAATGTAACTGCTCCGTTTAAACTAAACATCATTCCATTTCTTAATGAATTATCGGATTCGGCAAAAAGCATAGGAGCCGTAAATACCGTGTTCAAAAAAGAGATGCAATGGTATGGAGACAATACTGATTATCTTGGGATTTTGAATTCCATTAAGGAAGTAATCGCTGTCTCAGAAATTCAAAATTGTTTAATCATTGGTGCAGGTGGTGCAGCTAGAGCAGCAGCCTTTGCCATGAATTCTATTGATGTAAATACTACTATCCTTAATCGCACCTACTCTAAAGCCAAAAGTCTTGCTGAAGATTTTTCAATGAATTCCAAAGAAAACATCAATATTGAAGAGTTTCATCTCATAATAAATACTGTTCCGAGTCCTTTCAGCTTAATTCAAACTTCACATCTACAAAACCATCATATCATCTTGGATGCTATTTATCCAAATTCTCAATTTATCCCTTTCCAAAAAGAAAAAGAATTTACACTTATCTCAGGAGAAAAATGGTTATTTCATCAAGCAAAAGCAGCTTATGACATTTTCATATCATAA
- a CDS encoding histidinol-phosphatase: MTSPFPYNYHSHSKYCDGAHQLEDYIIACIDKGYQSYGFSSHAPIPGGSVWNMKAEMLEGYLKEVDRLKEKYNSRIEIFKSLEVDFIDEVQGPSSYAHLLDYTVGSIHFIGKGPISELFEMDGPYSKFLDGLAKHYDNNLRAAMEHYFELSTKMILNDAPDVIGHPDKIISHALKNDPTILSKKWYGDLLEDFANTLEQSDVIVEINTKGLKLSQQPTTYPHLSFLNILKNKNIKFQMNADVHKLSDIDLGYQNTLELIRRLGIKELWIRENEEWKAKSI; encoded by the coding sequence ATGACTTCTCCTTTTCCATATAATTACCATAGCCACTCCAAGTATTGTGATGGCGCTCATCAATTAGAAGATTATATTATCGCCTGTATTGATAAAGGATACCAATCTTATGGATTCAGCTCCCATGCTCCTATTCCTGGGGGAAGCGTTTGGAATATGAAGGCTGAAATGCTCGAAGGATATTTGAAAGAAGTAGATCGCCTTAAAGAAAAATACAACAGTCGAATTGAAATCTTTAAAAGCCTTGAAGTGGATTTTATTGATGAGGTTCAAGGTCCTTCCTCCTATGCACATTTATTAGATTATACAGTGGGAAGTATTCACTTTATAGGCAAAGGCCCAATATCTGAATTATTTGAAATGGATGGCCCATACTCAAAATTTCTTGATGGTTTAGCCAAACATTACGATAATAATTTGAGAGCTGCTATGGAACATTATTTTGAATTGAGTACAAAAATGATTCTAAACGATGCTCCTGATGTAATTGGTCATCCAGATAAAATAATCAGCCACGCCTTAAAAAATGACCCCACAATTTTATCCAAAAAATGGTATGGAGACCTATTGGAAGATTTTGCAAATACATTGGAGCAATCAGATGTGATTGTTGAAATCAATACTAAAGGACTGAAATTATCACAACAACCTACTACTTACCCACACCTCTCCTTTTTGAACATCCTCAAGAATAAAAATATAAAATTCCAGATGAATGCAGATGTTCACAAGTTGTCAGATATTGACCTTGGATATCAAAATACCTTAGAACTGATTCGACGTTTAGGAATAAAGGAATTATGGATACGAGAAAATGAGGAATGGAAAGCAAAAAGTATCTAG
- a CDS encoding flavin reductase family protein: MEEQIIKNGKLQWEPGTMVYPIPAVMLSCGDHKDNYNIITIAWTGTLNTNPPMLYASIRKNRHSHEIVSRTKEFVINLTNKDLAFQTDWCGVKSGKDYDKFKSMKLTPRKGEKVNAPIIVESPVNIECKVTEIRELGTHDMFVAEVVNIQADEKYLDKRSGSFELFRANPLVYSHGHYYELGDHLGKFGFSVMSEKAKKKQPQVNYNRRK; this comes from the coding sequence ATGGAAGAACAGATTATAAAAAATGGAAAGTTACAGTGGGAGCCTGGAACTATGGTTTATCCCATTCCTGCTGTAATGCTGAGTTGTGGTGATCACAAGGATAATTATAATATCATTACCATCGCTTGGACCGGGACTTTGAATACCAACCCTCCCATGTTATATGCTTCCATTAGGAAGAATAGACATTCACATGAAATAGTTTCTAGAACTAAAGAATTTGTAATCAACTTAACCAATAAAGATTTGGCTTTTCAAACAGATTGGTGTGGTGTTAAAAGTGGAAAAGACTATGATAAATTTAAATCCATGAAGCTGACCCCTAGAAAAGGAGAAAAAGTAAATGCACCTATTATAGTGGAGTCTCCTGTAAATATTGAATGTAAGGTCACTGAAATAAGAGAACTGGGTACCCATGATATGTTTGTAGCTGAAGTAGTCAATATACAGGCAGATGAGAAATATTTAGATAAAAGAAGTGGCAGTTTTGAGCTATTCAGAGCAAATCCACTCGTCTACTCTCATGGCCATTATTATGAACTAGGCGATCATCTTGGTAAATTTGGTTTCTCGGTGATGAGCGAAAAGGCTAAAAAGAAACAGCCTCAGGTGAACTATAATAGGCGAAAATAA